The Carassius auratus strain Wakin unplaced genomic scaffold, ASM336829v1 scaf_tig00215252, whole genome shotgun sequence genomic sequence TGAAATGTACAAaacatgtacatatatatgtgtgtgtgtgtgtgtgtgtgtgtgtatatatatatatatatatatatatatatatatatatatatatatatatatatatatatatatatatatatatatatgtatatatatatataatattgcaaaAGGCCTACATTTATAACATAAAGAAGTTGTAACTGGCATAGTTAACTCCCCCTCCCTCACCTGTGAGAGCTAGAAACTCCTAGTGACACTCCAACAGGAAGTTTAAGGTGTATAATCTTGTCAGCAACTGACCattaaacacaatgacaaaaataattatCTCTTACACTTCGacctattttaaaataataagcaAATTACCCACACAGGTATGATAGGCCCtacaagccataattcattctggcGCTCGCGGACTTACATTCTCCTTTAACACACATAGATTTTTGCTCACATGGtcaaatgttttaatgcacacATTCGTAAAACTTTTTTGAAAGATAATTAGTGGAAAAACAACATTATTGTTTGTCTGTAACTCATAGTATGTTGACATCCATATCAAAACCACTGTCTGTGTCAAAAATACCATTCATATTGGGTTATGCATTCTGGCATTGTTGACTATGCCGCTCTGCCACAGCTGAAGAGGAGTTTGCCCTCTTGAGTCGCAAGACCATGCTTCTGAAATTCAGTGGCATTTCTTTGAATTCAtggcaaataaatataatgaagacaaaataaatgGAGCTCATTAAGTATATTTAACATATACTCCAAAGTAAAAAagattaacaaaattaaattgcACTATTCTATTTAGCTCTGCCAATAATCTGTCAATTATTTGATTATGCACTGATCTTCCAGTTTAATCCTCTCATGTGAAGCATAAAAACACAACACCAGTGGTTTGAGAGTGGCTTCCTGGTTTAAGAGGAAGTAATAGATCCCCCACCCCCTTACATACCTACATATGAGTAAGAATGAAGGTTTGTAAGAGTGTGTGAAAGTGTAAATATGTGAGTGAaagttagaatataaatatgctAAAAAGTAAAGCAtgtgcttaaatatatatatatatatatatatatatatatatatatatatatgtgtgtgtgtgtgtgtgtgtgtgcgtgtgtgtgtgtgtgtgtgtgaaaggaaaCTGTTTGTGAGAGAGactaaatatatatgttaaaggAGAATGAGAGTGTGTGATGAATGAATTGTGGCCTGTACAGCATCTCTCCGAGTAAAACCAACTGAAATGTGTTTCTCTGTAAATAGCTTAGAAAAGTTCAagcatatatttcttaataactaAATCCTACAGATTCACTACTACTAGAGAGATGCTGCCAGGTAAaactaattcacacacacaatcgctctcactaatgcattcatataaatgtaatctttattcTGCTACTTTATCTATTTCTGATTTAgaacgagcagaaatctgtgagaaatataacAACCCAAATACAAAAGAACGAATAAAATTAGCTGATATAGAAGCAATAACCACGTGGGCAGCGCTGTGTCATATGCCATAACTGTGCACAAGATGTTTGAGTCTCAACTCCAGAATGAAGTTCATTAATGACGTTATCATCGCCTAGTCAACTTAAACtgactttcatcacataaaagtcgattttaaaaaatcagaagTCTTTCAAACCTGAAAGGTTCATCACAGGGAACCCAAAAATGGTTCTTGGAAATTGCAttgctgcacaaaaaaaaaaaaaaaaaaaaaaacattatttttttgagtgaaagATTTATAATAAGATTAGGTTCAGAAAATTGTCAGATTTTCTATTTATAAGTGAACTCTCCAGTTAAGGGTTGACTTTTCTTCAGTAAATGATGTTGGCAGCTGTGGTTGAGTTGTggtgctttatttttgttttgaaaatccATTTCTTCATTCTGCATTTTCACATGCAATGAAACCACAGCTAGTGGTAGCATGTGGTTTTGAAATCAAAATATCTTTTCCATCTGACATATGGCCAGTGCTCATTTCCTCTGTTGCTCTTGATTTTACAGAATGCTGATACTTAGCCCAATGCCTGTTGGAGGCCTCTTGTTTTCGCGGTTTACAGATGGCATCTTCTTCAAAAGCAACTCTCTGAATCTCCTGCACATGAAAAAGTAAATGACAGGATCCAGACACACATTGAGGGCAGTCAGGAAGAGCGTAGCTTCTTTCAACTGGAAGAGGATGAAACAGCTGTAGGAACTAAAATCAGCTTTGGGCATTTGGCTTATTGTGTAGGGCACACGACAAACATGGTAGGGAACAAAGCAAAAGACGAACACAGCCAACAAACTAAAGATGCTTCGATTTGACCGCCTTCCCGTCTGGCTGCTATCCTGTTGCACCCGTTTGTAAGAGCGGTACACGTGACAGGCGATGGAGGTGTAGCAAAACACCATTAGCAGGAAAGCCACCCAGAAGATTCCAACATTGAAGTGGGCTGAAATTTCGTGCCAGCGCCGTCCTAGGTCGCTCTTGACGGCCATGCAGGAGAAATCCTTAGGTATGGGCTGGTTAGATAAAATGGAGTTTGGCAGCATGAAGAACATCATGATGACCCAAGTCAGCAGTCCAAGAGCCTTCGCTACCGAAATGCGCTGCAGAAAGGAAGACACGGCAGAGGTGCTGCGGACaattttaaagtaacgttccaaGCTGATGAGGCTCATGAAGGTTATTCCTGTGTACAAGCTGAGGTAGAAAAGCACAGCAGTGTAGCGGCAAACTATCAGCTTCAGCTGCAAGCCACCATAACCAAGGTCACCCACTACACGCCACGGGTAGGTAAACAGCATCAGAACATCTGCCACCAACATGTTTTTTAGGTAAACTACTAAGGATGAGGAGCTGGGAACCCTGTAGAAGATCCAAACGGCGAGTCCATTGAGGACGAAGGCACAAGCGCAGATGATGGAGTAGAGTACAGGCAGAACCTGATGTGTGAACACGCTGCTGACATTCGTAAAGTTTTTTGATTCAGTCTGTGTAGTATTGATGTGGTACATATCTAAAATGGGAAATAAAAAAACTTCTTTAGCTCTGATGATATCAAGAAATATTGTGACATGATTCAATGTTTTAACTTCTGCTATGCGTTTGTGGTTATGTTCAGAAATTAAAAGTGCCGTTTATGCCACTTTTATGAAAAATCTTTGTAAAGTCTTTTTCCTTACATCGTTTTATTTCTACTTCAGATTCTCTTGACAAACCtctgattaaattattattattattattattactattattattttgtactttgtCAAATCCAGTACAATACCTTGTGAAAAAGTACACTTAAGCATACTTTAAAAAGTGtgttatggaaataatatactttaaaataatatacttaggAGTGAAGTGAATGTACTTGTTTCAGACATTACATGAAGAAACATGACCTCCAACCAATATGCCCACATAGGTTGTTTGTCAAAATCTCTGCAATACGACCGATCAGAGCATATACTACAATTacaaactttcattttaattcttcGTACTCTTTTATCTGCGTAACACTTCGGGTTTCgtatagctcagttggtagacTAGAGTATTGTGTTATATGACAATATGCAATAATGGGTTTGATCCCAGACAATGCATGTGCTTATAAAATGTATACGCACTGtaaagcatgatttctgtgaggtgTGGTTTTCATATAAAAATTCATATGAATTGGCCACCCaggaaaatatatacaaattgcTGTGAGATCGGATTGGATCATAGAAAAAGTATTTAgataaacacacattttgattggtaatgacagtcatacgtcatttcatgacaaCATAAGCAAAGAAACACTATTTGTACGCTCGCTAGAGGGCACTAAacttcaaaatgtaaatataggtcataataaggtgcttgcacataTGACCTATagggttgtttttttgttggcGGACAGTCTGACATGAAAacattattgtttaaatgtatattcaatTAAATTAGCTGAACTTAagagtgttttgtatttttgaccTACTTAAGCAgcacttaagtacatctttatatgtcaCTTCATAATTACTTCTCGtgtctacaaaataaaatacatttcatagaAATTAAACTAtatgtcatatatttaaatatatttgaattacaGCTTTGCAATGTTGAAGTTGCaactagtacatttaaaataaatgaaatatataataacacacaattaaaattataattagtttACATCTACTTTATTTATAACTTATTATTCTATTACATAACATAATAATCAAGAAATAAAAGTAAGTATTCTTCTTAAAAGCATGGCAAAAGATtgttagaaaaataatttaaaatgtactttaatagaaaacttttaatttggtattccaaattgcattttattttagtaatattatcCAAGTAGTGTATACTTTACAATTTTGAGTACACTACGGGTGCACATTATATACAATTCAATACAATAAAGTTTCTAACAGTCTGTCTAATGTCTTTGtgtcatattttgtttaatttttttttttttttcatgtaaactaCTGCATTTCTTTTTGTATCTGCTGCCTGTACTAGATGACTTTAGCCATATCATGTTGCTATTTGTACTCAATTTCAAAATTGTAGATCCCTCAAAGTAACTTTATCTCATATCCTGATATTAGATGGAAACAAATTATAATGCAATTAATTACAAAGTTTTCTCACGATGATAAGAAACTTACTTGAAGAGTTGAGTCAGCTTGTATCACGACAGAGAATAAGAACAGCGTTGTGAACAGCCACAGACAATATTTTAAAGGAAGGGGGCGTTGAGTTTGAGACAGGAACTAAAACCCAACCTGAATGGCTGGGTTTGTCTTGTGGGTGACACTTGCTCAGAACTGCAGGAGTTTCCTAGCACTTATGTCTTTACACAAACAGCTTCCTCCACCTTTTCTCCAACATAAACCCACAGGACAATGTAATAGCTCTTTCATTGCTCATTAGAGTCAATAGAGTCCCAGTTGTGTTTCAGTAAAACGTGTTGTCTCAGAAGTTTCTAAATTCAAAAGAGCTTTATTGTCAGCACATTCGTACACAAGTATACAGAAGAATGAATGATGCTACAATGAATGGTGTGAGAGGTACAACAAATATGAGACAATAGGACAAATCTCTACCTGGTTCTCATAGCATAAATGTACCTGGGTGCACTTTTTATCGAGAAGCAAAACACGTACCAATAAGTACATATCATGGCAGTTTCCGTGATATGTACTTTCGattaataaagcataattttCGCACAGTTACttgaaaaatataatgttatgacaAAACAGTATTAATATGCTGAGAGATTTTAAAACGGATGCTTTTGAACGTTCACGTCGCACATCTGTTTATATACCAGTTTTGCATTTGATAACACTATCGAATAGGTTTAGGTTTGGGTTTGGTTTAGGGCATATTCCCAAAACTGTAAATCATTAACTTTTAGCAACAGTCCACGGATATTTGAATTCTGATCCGCCGCAATATGAACCAGAAGCAGcacaataaaaacacagcaatacgTACCTATATCAACATAATAAAAACTTGCCAGGCTTCACGTATTGAACCTGTGTTTTTGCGCCACTCAGtagacatttatttttgaaattgcaGCGAAACGTGCAACAGTACGTAAAAACGGTGTTACACAAAAAGTGCACAGAGGTAcgtatttttattaaactaggTTGACaaatctatattatatttttaactttaaGTGCCATACGCTATGTAAATTAGCTACTGTGTAATGTAAACACTATAATTTAAAgtaactttaaatttaaatactttgtcatttttacaaatacaataaaatccagtcaaataaattacagtataaaa encodes the following:
- the LOC113094081 gene encoding P2Y purinoceptor 14-like, which gives rise to MYHINTTQTESKNFTNVSSVFTHQVLPVLYSIICACAFVLNGLAVWIFYRVPSSSSLVVYLKNMLVADVLMLFTYPWRVVGDLGYGGLQLKLIVCRYTAVLFYLSLYTGITFMSLISLERYFKIVRSTSAVSSFLQRISVAKALGLLTWVIMMFFMLPNSILSNQPIPKDFSCMAVKSDLGRRWHEISAHFNVGIFWVAFLLMVFCYTSIACHVYRSYKRVQQDSSQTGRRSNRSIFSLLAVFVFCFVPYHVCRVPYTISQMPKADFSSYSCFILFQLKEATLFLTALNVCLDPVIYFFMCRRFRELLLKKMPSVNRENKRPPTGIGLSISIL